A genome region from Manihot esculenta cultivar AM560-2 chromosome 5, M.esculenta_v8, whole genome shotgun sequence includes the following:
- the LOC110616133 gene encoding putative invertase inhibitor, whose translation MKPNFSYFYLLLIFITFLAITATNLIIQETCRKCAHNDPNIHYSFCVASLQSSPDAHCANNLRQLGIISLKLTRLNVTDTRHNIKDLLKNKRLDSSLRSCLNDCFDLYSDAIPTIKQAIKDYNSNHYEDVNIAVSAVTDASTTCEDGFKEIGIVSPLTGRNNNTFELSAIALSIINMLH comes from the coding sequence ATGAAACCTAACTTCTCTTATTTTTATCTCCTACTTATCTTCATCACCTTCCTCGCCATCACTGCAACCAATCTCATCATCCAAGAAACTTGCAGGAAATGTGCCCATAACGATCCCAACATTCACTACAGCTTCTGTGTAGCTTCTCTTCAATCATCTCCTGATGCCCACTGCGCTAATAATCTTCGCCAACTTGGCATCATCTCCCTCAAGTTAACTCGCCTCAACGTGACTGACACCAGGCACAACATTAAGGAtctcttgaagaacaaaagaTTGGATTCCAGCCTCAGGTCTTGCTTAAATGATTGCTTTGATCTTTATTCAGATGCCATCCCCACTATAAAACAAGCCATCAAAGATTACAACTCTAATCACTATGAAGATGTTAATATTGCAGTCAGTGCAGTTACTGATGCCTCCACTACTTGTGAAGATGGGTTCAAAGAAATTGGTATAGTTTCACCATTAACAGGGAGGAATAACAATACGTTTGAGTTGTCTGCCATAGCGCTTTCGATCATCAATATGCTCCATTGA
- the LOC110614570 gene encoding acyl carrier protein 1, mitochondrial, whose product MALRAVVLRHFRIPVQSLALAGGKSQPWSFSSSIRLMSSHDDHLSKEQVIERVLDVIKSFPKVDPSRVTPDVHFQKDLGLDSLDNVEIIMAIEEEFKLEIPDKEAVKIDSCNLAIEYVYNHPMAA is encoded by the exons ATGGCATTGAGAGCAGTCGTACTTCGCCATTTCCGCATCCCTGTGCAATCGCTAGCCCTAGCCGGAGGTAAATCTCAGCCATGGAGCTTCTCTAGTTCTATCCGGTTAATGTCATCGCATGACGATCATCTCAGCAAGGAACAGGTCATCGAGAGAGTCCTCGATGTCATCAAGAGTTTCCCTAAAGTCGATCCATCCAGG GTGACTCCAGATGTACATTTTCAGAAAGATCTGGGTTTAGATAGCTTGGACAACGTAGAGATTATAATGGCAATAGAGGAGGAGTTCAAGCTGGAAATTCCAGACAAGGAAGCAGTTAAGATAGACTCCTGTAATCTTGCTATTGAGTATGTTTATAACCATCCAATGGCTGCTTGA
- the LOC110616288 gene encoding ras-related protein RABH1b, producing MAPVSALAKYKLVFLGDQSVGKTSIITRFMYDKFDNTYQATIGIDFLSKTMYLEDRTVRLQLWDTAGQERFRSLIPSYIRDSSVAVIVYDVASRQSFLNTSKWIEEVRTERGSDVIIVLVGNKTDLVDKRQVSIEEGEAKARDLNVMFIETSAKAGFNIKALFRKIAAALPGMETLSSTKQEEMVDVNLKSNTNASQSQPQSGGCAC from the exons ATGGCTCCAGTTTCGGCACTGGCCAAGTACAAGTTGGTGTTCTTGGGTGATCAGTCTGTGGGCAAAACCAGTATCATCACTCGCTTCATGTACGACAAGTTCGATAATACTTACCAG GCTACTATTGGTATCGATTTTCTATCAAAGACAATGTACCTTGAAGATCGAACAGTTAGATTGCAGCTCTG GGACACTGCTGGACAGGAAAGGTTCAGAAGTCTTATTCCAAGCTATATTAGGGATTCCTCAGTGGCAGTTATTGTTTATGATGTTGCAA GCAGGCAATCATTCCTTAACACTTCTAAGTGGATTGAGGAGGTTCGAACCGAGCGGGGCAGTGATGTCATTATTGTACTAGTTGGGAATAAGACAGACCTTGTAGACAAAAG GCAAGTTTCAATAGAGGAAGGAGAAGCCAAAGCTCGTGATCTTAATGTCATGTTTATTGAAACTAGTGCAAAGGCTGGCTTTAATATAAAG GCACTGTTTCGGAAGATTGCAGCAGCCTTGCCAGGAATGGAAACACTTTCTTCAACTAAGCAAGAGGAAATGGTGGATGTCAATCTGAAGTCCAACACAAATGCATCACAGTCTCAGCCACAATCTGGAGGATGTGCCTGTTGA
- the LOC110615730 gene encoding probable purine permease 11, producing the protein MTDNQEPILNKDENTTAESTFLKLARWQWWLLVAINILFLIAGQSAAVLLGRFYYDGGGNSKWMATLVQTAAFPILYIPLFLLPSSQEPSTSSASPSIRILALIYFLLGVLIAGDNMLYSTGLLYLSASTYSLICASQLAFNAIFSYFINSQKFTSLILNSVIVLSFSAALIAVNDDSDGPSGVSKWKYIIGFLCTLGASAVYSLLLSLMQLSFQKIIKKDTFSVVLEMQIYTSLVATCVSIIGLFASGEWKTLHGEMLSFDKGRVSYIMTLVWTAVCWQVCSVGVVGLILLVSSLFSNVISTVALAVSPIAAVIVFHDKMNGVKVISLLMAFWGFGCYIYQNYLDNSKVRRKRHDVIEEGII; encoded by the exons ATGACAG ATAATCAAGAACCAATTCTGAATAAGGATGAAAATACTACTGCAGAATCAACATTCCTTAAACTCGCACGCTGGCAGTGGTGGCTTTTGGTGGCAATCAACATTTTGTTCCTCATTGCAGGCCAGTCTGCTGCTGTTCTTCTTGGGAGATTTTATTATGATGGAGGTGGAAATAGCAAATGGATGGCAACCCTTGTTCAAACTGCTGCTTTCCCAATCCTTTACATCCCTCTCTTTCTACTTCCTTCCTCTCAAGAACCTTCAACTTCTTCCGCCTCACCTTCCATTAGAATTCTTGCCTTGATATACTTCCTTCTTGGAGTACTTATAGCTGGCGATAACATGTTATATTCTACTGGGCTTTTGTACCTCTCTGCCTCTACTTATTCTCTCATTTGTGCATCCCAACTAGCTTTCAATGCCATTTTCTCATACTTCATCAATTCTCAAAAGTTCACTTCTTTAATTCTCAACTCTGTGATTGTGCTATCATTTTCTGCAGCCCTTATTGCAGTCAATGATGATTCAGATGGTCCATCAGGAGTGTCTAAGTGGAAGTATATCATTGGCTTCCTTTGTACTCTTGGTGCTTCAGCAGTATACTCTCTTCTGCTTTCTCTCATGCAGCTGTCCtttcaaaagatcataaaaaagGACACTTTTTCTGTGGTGTTGGAAATGCAGATTTACACTTCACTTGTTGCCACCTGTGTTTCTATCATCGGTCTTTTTGCTAGTGGGGAATGGAAGACTTTGCATGGAGAAATGTTGAGTTTTGATAAGGGGAGGGTGTCTTACATTATGACTCTAGTTTGGACAGCAGTATGTTGGCAGGTTTGTTCTGTTGGCGTTGTAGGCTTGATTTTATTGGTGTCTTCTCTCTTTTCCAATGTAATAAGTACTGTTGCCTTGGCTGTTTCTCCTATCGCTGCTGTCATAGTTTTCCATGACAAGATGAATGGTGTGAAGGTGATCTCTTTGCTTATGGCTTTTTGGGGTTTTGGCTGTTATATTTACCAGAATTATCTTGATAATTCTAAGGTGAGGAGAAAACGACATGATGTTATTGAAGAGGGGATAATTTGA
- the LOC110616055 gene encoding uncharacterized protein LOC110616055, translating into MRCKHHPCDLSSTVGVCASCLRERLRVLIAAQAQVQVQQTNHLPQLARLHSRAAVDDSRKSDAQPPPLIFPRSVSPYVARRKSDDTSWSHHLRFYSTPQVGPTYNSSSSAAGFTTSATCKPKPARFSRLSNLFRSRSEKFSPDPSGSGRGLPHRSPSEASSSSPSWFSAIFSGRRKKQYAQQYSGVVCHKPRQRMDRGMSPVRVENSDDDCDDCNRSPSGSGSSSESAQWWKRTPVAAHAAMRRGKPGNGKNVSSGLAFCLSPLLRASPNHHWNHKSGLPPDMGFSGETRVPMKPHLSAAASFQANRSRKLCDFGRVNHNR; encoded by the coding sequence ATGAGGTGCAAGCATCATCCCTGCGACCTCAGTAGCACCGTCGGTGTCTGCGCCTCCTGTCTCCGGGAACGCCTTCGCGTCCTCATCGCCGCACAGGCTCAGGTTCAGGTTCAACAGACAAATCACCTTCCTCAACTTGCTCGGCTCCATTCACGCGCTGCCGTAGATGATAGTCGCAAGTCAGACGCTCAGCCTCCACCTCTCATATTCCCTCGCTCCGTTTCTCCTTATGTTGCTCGCCGGAAGTCTGACGACACCTCCTGGTCCCACCATCTCCGTTTCTACAGTACTCCCCAAGTGGGCCCCACTTACAACTCTTCTTCATCCGCAGCCGGCTTCACCACTTCTGCAACTTGTAAACCTAAGCCCGCCAGATTCTCCCGTTTATCGAATCTATTCAGGTCCAGATCCGAGAAATTTAGTCCGGATCCTTCTGGTTCCGGTCGTGGACTTCCTCATAGAAGTCCGAGCGAGGCATCATCTTCCTCGCCTTCCTGGTTCTCTGCAATATTTTCTGGTCGCAGGAAAAAGCAATATGCGCAGCAATATTCCGGCGTTGTATGTCATAAGCCACGCCAGAGGATGGATCGAGGAATGTCGCCAGTAAGAGTGGAGAATTCCGACGACGATTGTGACGATTGCAATCGGTCTCCGTCTGGAAGTGGGTCCTCTTCGGAATCAGCACAGTGGTGGAAGAGAACACCAGTAGCAGCACATGCGGCGATGAGGCGAGGGAAGCCGGGAAACGGCAAAAACGTGTCATCAGGATTAGCTTTTTGTTTGAGCCCTCTACTGAGAGCCAGCCCTAACCATCACTGGAACCATAAAAGCGGGCTACCACCAGACATGGGATTCTCCGGCGAAACGAGGGTCCCCATGAAACCTCATCTATCAGCGGCGGCGTCATTTCAAGCGAACCGGTCGAGGAAGTTGTGTGACTTTGGAAGGGTTAATCACAACCGTTGA